A genomic region of Hypomesus transpacificus isolate Combined female chromosome 19, fHypTra1, whole genome shotgun sequence contains the following coding sequences:
- the arhgap1 gene encoding rho GTPase-activating protein 1: MSSDLLVDLSDDLGADDPSSNALDHLKLSPMEDKQWPQDLSTMSKSETDITRQLGEGSHLSWDHPYYDIARHQIVEVAGDDNFGRKVIVFNACRMPPHHELDHHKLLMYLKATLDQYVESDYTLIYFHHGLTSENKPSLSWIRDAYREFDRKYKKNIKALYIVHPTMFIKTLLILFKPLISFKFGRKINYINYLSELEDILKCEQLVIPARVRDYDNKLRASLKPSAQVPMSPPRSPPLPNQQFGVPLAILRARRSDEDPVPVVMRDTVSFLTEQGLEIEGIFRRSANVTLVKEVQLRYNSGEEMSFSQMEDVHLAAVILKTFLRELPEPLLTYQLYNDIVNFHNVESSTQVSAIRSMLENLPEENYESLKFLIQFLALVSAQSEVNKMTNSNLAVVFGPNLLWGQDAAMTLSAIGPINNFTKTLLDQQHLVFSA; the protein is encoded by the exons ATGTCTTCCGACCTTCTGGTTGACCTCAGCGATGACCTTGGGGCAGACGACCCCTCCAGCAATGCACTGGATCACCTCAAATTGTCCCCCATGGAGGACAAGCAGTGGCCCCAAGACCTTTCCACCATGAGCAAGTCTG AGACAGATATCACACGGCAGTTGGGGGAGGGGTCTCACCTGAGCTGGGATCACCCCTACTATGATATCGCCAGGCACCAGATTGTGGAGGTCGCAG gtgACGAtaactttggcaggaaggtgatTGTGTTCAACGCCTGCAGGATGCCCCCCCACCATGAGCTGGACCACCACAAGCTGTTGAT GTACCTGAAGGCCACGCTGGACCAGTATGTGGAGAGTGACTACACCCTCATCTACTTCCACCATGGACTGACCAGCGAGAACAAGCCCTCCCTCAGCTGGATAAGAGACGCTTACCGCGAGTTTGACAGGAA GTACAAGAAGAACATCAAGGCCTTGTACATTGTCCACCCCACCATGTTCATCAAGACGCTCCTCATCCTGTTCAAGCCCCTCATCAG CTTCAAGTTTGGCCGCAAGATCAACTACATCAACTACCTGAGCGAGCTGGAGGACATCCTCAAGTGTGAGCAGCTGGTCATCCCTGCCCGCGTGCGAGA CTATGACAACAAGCTGCGAGCCTCTCTGAAGCCATCGGCCCAGGTGCCCATGTCGCCCCCTCGCAGCCCCCCCCTGCCCAACCAGCAGTTTGGAGTGCCTTTGGCAAT TCTGAGAGCGAGGCGGTCGGACGAGGACCCTGTTCCTGTGGTGATGAGAGACACCGTGTCCTTCCTGACAGAGCAGG GTCTGGAGATTGAGGGCATCTTCAGGCGCTCGGCCAACGTCACCCTGGTGAAGGAGGTGCAGCTCCGGTACAACTCAg gtgAGGAGATGAGCTTCTCCCAGATGGAGGACGTCCACCTGGCTGCTGTGATCCTGAAGACCTTCCTGAGAGAGCTGCCCGAGCCCCTGCTCACCTACCAGCTCTACAACGACATCGTCAACTTCCACA acgtGGAGAGCTCTACCCAGGTGTCGGCTATTCGCAGCATGCTGGAGAACCTACCAGAGGAGAACTATGAATCTCTCAAGTTCCTCATCCAGTTCCTGGCTCTG gtgtctgCACAGAGCGAGGTGAACAAGATGACCAACTCTAACCTGGCGGTGGTGTTTGGGCCCAACCTGTTGTGGGGGCAGGATGCCGCCATGACACTTAGCGCCATCGGACCCATCAACAACTTCACCAAAACCCTGCTGGACCAGCAACACCTGGTCTTCTCTGCCTGA